ATATAGCCGGATTTTTGGTAGAACCTATCCAAGGAGAAGCGGGAGTATATGTTCCCTCCGAAGGATATTTGGCAGCAGCAAAAGCCTTATGCGAAAAATACAATGCGTTATTCATCGCTGATGAAGTGCAAACAGGAATTGCACGTACAGGCAAGTTATTAGCAGTAGACCACGAAAATGTAACTCCGGATATCTTGATTTTAGGAAAGGCACTGAGTGGTGGTGCGTACCCTGTTTCCGCAGTCTTATCAAACGATGCCATTATGAATGTGATCCAGCCGGGAAATCACGGCTCTACTTTTGGAGGAAATCCAATAGCGGCGGCTGTGGCCATTGCTGCCCTGGAAGTGGTTACCGAAGAGAGTTTAGCTGAAAATGCAGCGTATCTGGGAATGATATTGAGAAAAGAATTGACTGAATTTGCCAAAGAAAATGAATTAGTAAGTTTGGTCAGGGGAAAAGGATTATTAAATGCAATTGTTATCAATGATACCGAGGATAGCACTACTGCATGGGACATTTGTATAAAACTGAGAGATAATGGTTTGTTGGCAAAACCAACACATGGTAATATCATTCGTTTTGCACCACCTTTGGTCATAAATGAAGAAGAATTAAGGGATTGTATTTCAATTATTAAAAAGACAATTACAGCATTTTAGTAATTTGCGGAAGTTTTGGTAGCATTGAATGTAAAAGCTCAAAGCCCGAAGAAAATTTTCAATTGGAGTAATACCAAAAAGAATATGAAAAAATATCGCATAAAAGAGTCAATTAAAAATCACAAGAATAAAATTCAAGAGCTGGCTAAAAAGTCAATAGTAGATACCAATGCCTATCAAGAATATCGAAAAATTGATGAAAACTATCAAATGTTAGTATCAACACAATTTTAAACTAGAGCCCATAATTTTTATAAAAATTTTCTTTACTTTATTCGTTTTTAAATGAGTTCTAGAAATGAAAACGCTAATGAACTACAGTCGTTATAAAATTAAAAAGGAACAATTGCTTAAATTATATACGAGTATGTTAAAGCCTCGCTTAATTGAGGAAAAAATGTTGGTTTTATTACGACAAGGGAAAATTTCCAAATGGTTTTCAGGAATTGGCCAAGAGGCCATTTCCGTAGGCGTAACTTCTGCATTAACAAAAGAAGAATATATATTGCCCATGCATAGAAATCTGGGTGTTTTTACAAGCAGAGAAATCCCTTTACATAGGTTATTTGCACAGTGGCAGGGAAAGAAGAGCGGTTTTACCAAAGGAAGAGATAGAAGTTTCCATTTCGGAACCCGGGAGTTCAATATTATAGGAATGATCTCTCATTTAGGGCCTCAATTAGGTGTAGCAGATGGTATTGCACTTGCGAACGTATTAAAAAAAAACAACCGGGCATGTGCTGTATTTACAGGAGAAGGAGGGACGAGTGAAGGTGATTTTCACGAAGCATTAAATATCGCTTCTGTTTGGAGTTTGCCTGTACTGTTTTGTATTGAAAACAACGGGTATGGATTATCTACCCCTGTATCCGAACAGTACCATTGCAAACACTTAGCAGATAGAGGGTTAGGTTATGGTATACCATCTTGTAGAATTGATGGCAATAATATTTTGGAAGTATTTACCAAAGTTTCCGAACTGGCACAAAGTATAAGAGAAAAACCCGGACCTGTTTTACTGGAATTTGAAACTTTCAGGATACGGGGTCATGAAGAAGCAAGTGGCACCGCATACGTTCCGAAAGAATTGATAGCAACCTGGAAGGGCAGAGATCCGCTTATTAATTTTGAAGACTATCTGTTATCTGAAAATATAGTTGATGATGATTTTGTCAATCAAACCAAAATAACAATCAAGTCCGAGATCAAAGAACATTTACAAAAAGCGTATGATGAATCGGCTATCATTCCCAATATAAAAACAGAATTGAATGATGTTTATGCTGCTTACCGGCAAAAAATCATTCCTCCATCAAAAAATAAGGCGAACATTCGTCTGATAGATGCTATTTCCAAAGGTCTGGAGCAATCTATGGAAAAACATGATCATTTAATTATAATGGGTCAGGATATTGCCGAATACGGAGGGGTTTTTAAGATTACCGATGGTTTTGTGAAAAAATTTGGAAAGGAACGTATCCGAAATACTCCTATATGTGAATCTGCCATTGTTGCCACTGCCTATGGTTTGAGTATAAGTGGTATGAAGGCTGTTGTGGAAATGCAATTTGCAGATTTTGTAAGTTCAGGATTCAACCCAATTGTTAATCTGCTGGCAAAATCACATTATCGCTGGAGCCAATATGCAGATGTGGTCATACGGATGCCATGCGGAGCAGGAGTGAGGGCCGGTCCTTTTCACAGCCAGACAAATGAAGCCTGGTTTACTAAAACACCGGGACTAAAAGTAGTATATCCTGCTTTTCCCGAAGATGCAAAAGGATTGTTATGTGCAGCCATCAATGATCCAAACCCCGTATTATTTTTTGAACATAAAGCACTGTATCGATCTGTATATCAGGATGTTTCTGAAGACTATTTTACCGTAGAAATTGGAAAAGCCGCCATTTTAAAAGAAGGGGAGGACATGACTATTATTTCTTACGGAGCCGGAATTCACTGGGTTTTGGATACCTTAAAGCGTCATCCTGATATACAGGCAGATGTCATTGATTTACGAACTTTGCAGCCTTTAGATACAGAAGCTATATATACATCGGTAAAGAAGACAGGAAAAGTAATCATTCTTCAAGAAGATTCTTTATTCGGTGGTATTGCCAGTGATATATCAGCTATGATTACGGAAAACTGTTTTGAATTTTTAGATGCACCCGTAAAAAGAATTGCTAGCTTGGAAACACCGATTCCATTTCAAGCAGCCCTGGAAAATCAATATTTACCAAAAGCCAGATTTGAAAAAGAAGTACTATCTCTGTTAAAATATTAATCTCAAAATCAAAGTGTTAAATATTAGTTAATAGCATTTTTACTCTTTATCTAAATACAGATAACTATATACCTTTATCAAAATACCTAATCTAATCGTATGAAAAAAATAATATACCCGTTAAGTTTAGTAATTGTAGTCTTATTACTATTTGCTGCAACAACTAAGAATGAAAGTGTGCTTACAAAAGATTTTGTCATTGGAAATCCTCAAATTGCTTCTATTAATAGCTTGAGTTTTGGACCGGAAGGAATTTTATTTATTGGAGATTCTGATAATGCAATGGTTTATGCCATTGACACAAAAGATATATCATTAAAAAGCAAAGCTGATAAAATTGCAATTGAAGATTTTGATGTAAAAATTGCTGCTGCTTTAGGAACTACATCGAAAAATATCAGAATTACTGATATGGCAGTAAACCCAATCTCAAAAGTTCCCTATTTCTCAGTGCATACCAGAGAAGGAAGGCCTGTTTTATTAAAACTGACAAGTGGGAGTTTAAAAAGTGTTTCTTTAAACAATGTCAGCTATTCTAAAATAGCATTAAATCACCCGGTTGCTAAAGGAGCTAAAGACCGGCGCGGACGGGAGTTAAGACGGTGGGCAATTTCAGATATGAAATACTACAATGGAAAAGTGTTGGTTTCAGGGCTTTCTAACAAAGAGTTTAGTTCTTCATTCTCTAGTATTCCTTTCCCATTTACAAAAAAGCAAGATTTCGCGACTTTAGAAATTTATCATGTAGCGCATGGAAGGTATGAGACTTATGCTCCGGTTAAAACCTTTGATGTGACAGCCATAGAAGATAAAGAATATTTATTAGCGAGCTACACCTGTACTCCATTAGTGTTGTTTCCTATTGATGAGTTAAAAGGAGGAAAACACTTAAAAGGAAGGACAATTGCAGAATTAGGAAGTGGAAATTCTCCTTTAGATATTATCAGTTTTAAAAAGGGAAATGAACTCAAATTCTTTATGTCTAACTCTAATAGACCCGTGATGCGAATTAATTTTAAAGATATTGTTAATTTTAAAGAGTCATTAACCAAACCAGTAACAGAATTTGGCAAAAATGTTGGACTTACTTATGATAACCTGCCATTTGTGAATGTGCAGCAATTAGATGATTTAGATGAAGAAAATGTATTATTCTTAAGAAGAAGAAACGACGGAGTATTGTATTTGCACAATAGGAGTAAAAAATGGATGTAGGGATTAAAAGCGTAGCTAATGACCTCAAAAAGATCAAGAAATTCTTGATCTTTTTTTTAGCCATTTATGGACTGATATCCTGTATTACGAAAGAGAAAGATAGTGCATTTTTAATACGATATGAACACGGCACTGCCACGCATATTGATTTCAAAATAGATGATAAGAAAGCTAATTATACTGTTGTCTTAAAAGGAATAAAAAACCAAGCAATTATAGGAAATAGTGAATTAGATGGATATTCTATAACGTTTAAACCTATTATTCCTTTTACGGCAGGGGAATCGTATGAAATATTAAAAGATGGAATTGTTTTTATAACGTTTAGCATCAAAGCAATATCTGAAAACATCAAACCAAAAGTACTTACCATCTATCCAACTACAGATTCTGTTCCTGAAAACCTTCTAAAAATGCATTTTGTTTTTTCTAAACCAATGCAACAATCTGAGCCATTTTTAGACTTTATAAGAGTTATTAATAATGATACAAAAGAAGTCAGTAACCCATTTTTACCATTAGAAAATGAATTATGGAATAAGGATCATACAGAGATTACCTTGTGGCTGGACCCCGGAAGGATTAAACAAGATTTAATTCCAAATAAAAAATCAGGTATTCCAATTAAAAAAGGGAATACCTATGAAATAGTTATTCTCAATAATTTAAGAGATGCTGAGGGGATTTCTTTAGGGAAAAATTACAACAAAACAATACGAGTTAAAAAAAGAGATCGTAAACAACCTTCTGTAGAAAATTGGAAATTGAATCTCCCAAAACCAGAGACAAAATCACCATTAGGCATTTATTTTGACGAACCTTTAGACATCACTTTAGTTAAAGAAATGATTCAAGTTTTAAATGATAAAAATGAATTAGCACAAGGTAATTTTGTATTGACAGAGGGTGATAAAAATATTTTTTTTACTCCTATAAAAAATTGGAAAAGGGGAAAATATATACTTTTAATTGATAGTAAGTTAGAAGATTTGGCCGGAAATAATCTGAATCGTCTTTTTGATACTGATTTGCAGTTACCTCACGCAAAAAATCGCTCAATATCAAAACAAATCCAGTTTGTAATTCAATAAATTTAAGTTCTTCCTATAAAAAGAGAGGGTCAATTTATATTATTTAACATAATAATAATTATAGTACAAATGTCAATATTTGTTATTTATGTATTGTATGCCATTCGTAAGCTATAATTCTATATTATGTAAAATATCCCAGAAACTGCTGTAATCTTTTTTAATATTCAGTATTTGGGTCATTAAAATTTCAAATACGCGATTCTCATGGATTAAGATTTTAGATTTATAATGAAAGTTATTTGTAGCTATAATTTGCCATTATGTAAAATTGCCGCTACCAAACGCTCGATTGCTTTTATAAAATCAAATTGTTATCACAATTTATTTTACACACAATTATCCATCGCTTGCCAACGCCAAAAAAAGCAAAAGCTTTTAGTTTCGTATTTATAATTCGTCTGTAATTAAAATTATCGTTGTAAAAAGTTTTCAGAAACTTATCGTAAAGCATTTCGCAACAGTACAAAATTTTCCCTTGCTCAAATCCTTGCTTAAAAATTTCTGTACACTTGCTTTGTTCTTACTTTCATTAGAATATTCTTTTAATTTGACTTCTAATATTATGTAAAATAGAAATTAAACTGTAGAACTTCTTAAGGTTTCATTTATCTTTTTTTCTTGATAAAAAAAGAAACAAAAAAATCAAGACTGCATAAAACTTTGGAAACAATTAACGGTTCGTTACACTATATTTTAGGAAACATTGTAGCTAACCAAGACCACTTAAGAAAGAGCCTTAAAATGTAGAAACACTAATAAAAATAGTAACTAACCCCCTAAAATATTACGCTCCTCTCTCCTATTGTTTTAACCAAATTTTTATGAGGTCAATAAAAAAACTCCTAAAAGGAGTTTTTAATAAAGCATCAATTTGGATATGCAACAAAAAATGGTACAAAAAGTTAAGCTACATTTTTGATTTGATATAATTTTTCAAATTCGATGATATTTTTGTAACCAAGAGCAGAATGTCTTCTGTATCTGTTGTACCAAGTTTCTATGTATTCAAAGACTTTAATTTGAAGACTTTTGTTGGATATAAACTTATTGTCTATCATTAGTTCTGTTTTGATTGTTTTAAAAAAAGATTCAGCTACTGCATTATCCCAACAGTTTCCTTTTCTACTCATACTGGGTGTTACATGATAACTTTTAAGGATATTAACAAACGCATGAGATGCGTATTGTACACCTCGATCAGAATGAAAAATCATACCTTCACAAGGCATTCTGTTGTTTACAGCCATTCTCCATGCAGCAATGATAGTTTGTCTTGCTTTGAGTCCATTGCTCAAAGACCAACCAATGACTTTACGATCAAACAGGTCAATAATTACCGTTAAGTACAGCCATCCTTGTGCAGTCTTTAAATAGGTAATATCAGAAACCCATTTCTGTGCAGCAGCGGTAGCTTTAAAATCTCTATCCAATACATTATCAGCTACTGGATATTGATGCTTAGAATCTGTCGTGACAACAAATTTCTTTTTACGAACTGCTTTAATCCCGTGTTTTTTCATCAATCGTGCTACCCTAGACCTAGATACTTTAAACCCTTTAGCTTTGAGTTCCTCTGTAATTCTAGGACTTCCATAAGTAGATTTACTTCGCTCACAGATACGGTGAATCTCAGAGAGTAGCATACGATTTTTTCCATCTCTATCTGATGGAACATAATTCTTACTCCTGTAATAACTGTTTCTACTAATTTTAAAAATTTTACACATCTTCCCAACCGGATATTCTCTACTGTAATCTTTGATAAATTTCAATACTTCCGATCGCTCTTGGAGAAGATGCTCACGGCATTTTTTAAGATATCCCGCTCCATGGTAACATCCTTGAGCTGTTTACGTAATCGCTCTAACTCTTTCTGATCTTCTGTGAGTTGTTTGACGCCATTACCGCTAAAAGCTAAATCAGGACGCTGTTCTAATTCTCTACGCCATCTGTAAATAAGATCTGCACTGATTCCCAATTCCATGGCAATCTGCTTTGTGTTACCTCGTACATTGCTTAATTCTACTGCTTTAATTTTAAACTCTTTACTGTATTTTCTTCGTTTCATATGGTTAAGTTATTTTAGATAAAATTAGCTTAACTCTTTGTCACTCTAAATGTAGCAAGTCCAATTTCTCGGTTGTTGTTTATAGAGGTAATAAAAATCTGTGTTTAAATTTGATATTTTAATTTCTATTTCTAAATTTTTCTTTCATCTTCTTTTGTATTTCTTTTTGAGTTTTTTTATAAATCTTGTATTGTTCAGCAGAAAGCAATGTTTTCATTTCGTTGTTTTTAGAACGTTTTATCGATTTATATTCCTTGTACTTGGCAAATTTACTCTTACCACTAGTTTTTAAAGTTTTCATTTGAAGTGCGTACTTTTTTGTAGTTTCTTCAAATTTTGGTTTCTGCTCTTCAGATAAGTCTAATTTTTCAAAATACTGTTCTAACTGTTCTTTAACTTGCTTTTTTTGTTCTTCTGTAAGTTTTTTGTCTTGTGCGAAAGTTATTGTGCTAACTAACAATACTACTACTACGATACTATTTTTTAATAATTTCATTTTTATATTTTTTATTGTTTATTATTTTCTAATTGTTTTTCAAAATTAGGACTATTACACATTTATTGGTTTAAATTATTTATGTTTACCACCACCCTTCAAAAATAGTATAGAAAACAAGATTATTAAAATTTACTATACAGAGACTTAAAATGTATAGATGAAACCCTCATTGAGGGGTTTAGTATTTATAATTTATATGTAACAGTTAAAAAACCATAACGCGGTTGTACATAATACTCTGACGTGGTAGAAAAAGCTTCGTTATAATTGTTTTGATTTATTGATTGGGTATTAAGAATATTTTTAACACCTAATCTGAATTTCCATTTACTGTCTTTTTTTCTATAATAGAGATTTGCATTTAAAAAAGAATAAGAGTTTAGTGTCTGCTGATCATCAGAATAATTATAGAAGCTATAATCTGATGTAAAAGAAAAATCTTTAAAGAATACCATCTCTAACTTTGCAAAAGGCATATCTGTATAAAAGGTGTTTTTAGTACCTGAATTTGTAAAATCGCTTATAGCACTTTGGTAACCGATTTCAAAATTTGGTCCTTTTTTAAAATTTGTCAAAACGCTTACTTTATAGCGCTGTGTTAATGATTCTGATTCAGTTATTTTATCGTTTACTACATTAAAATTATTAAACCAAGACACATTAGCACTTAAGCCTACTTTATATTTTCCAATGGTTTTATCCCAACGAAATATTCCGTTAAGGCTTTCGTCTGTTACGGTTGAATTAATTGGTGTAGATACCGAATTTATGCCTTGATAGATAAGACTATTTTTAATTGGGTCATTCATTTTCGTATATCTTAATGATGCCAATACATTAGTATAATTAAACAAACTAAAACTACTATAGTTTAAATTGAATGTATCGTATAGACCATTTTTAATCTCATTATTCCCTTGAAATAGTGAATTATAATTAGTAAACACATAACCTTGTGCCACACTATTAATATCAGGGTATGCTACGGTTTGAGAATAGTTAAATCGTAAGCTTTCAGATTTTTTAAATTGCAGATTAGCATAAAAATTTGGTAATAGTTTCGTTTGAGTATCTTCATATTTTTCTCCGAGTTGTTCATTATTATAAGTGTAACTATGAAGGTTTACTCCTGGCGCAAATGTGAATTTTCCAGTAATAAATTTATATTTTGCGCCTGCATAGATATCTAAAAAATTAGCAGTAACATCATTATTAAACCCGTCTTCAGAAAAGTCATTTATACTTCCATCGTCCAAAGTTTGAAAAATTGAAGAGTCGAAATTCTGTTTACTGTTAGTACCACCAATAACAAAGTTTAAATTACTTGTGTTATTTAGTACATTGTAATAATTCACTTTAGCATCAAACTTATTGGTATTAATTGTTTTGTCTTAATTTAATCCGTAATTCTCTTGCGTAGTATCATAAGGGAATACAGTAGAAAATGGCAACACTGCTACACTTGGATTCTCGCCTAAACCTAAAAATGTTGCATTGTAAAAAGGGTTTTCTTTAGACCATAAATGTTGTACTTCGGCTGAAAAAATATTTTTATCGTTTAATGTATAATAAAGATTTGCATTCTGGTTAATAGAAAAAGGATTGTCTTCTCTCAACTCATTTATGGTATTATTTACAGTTGCTGTTGTAGACGAGACTCTACTACTTTCTTCTTGTTCAGACAGTTTTAAGAACACATCATAATCTAATTGAAAATTGCTATGCGGTTTATAAGATGCACTTATTTTACCAAGACCTAACTTATTGTCTTGAACAGAACTCGTTGTAGTTTCCTCTGTGAGGTCATCTAAAATATAATCTCTTGTTGTTAGTTCTTCTATATCTGTTTTTGTTCCAGAATAAA
This window of the Flavobacteriaceae bacterium genome carries:
- the rocD gene encoding ornithine--oxo-acid transaminase, with protein sequence MAVLEHMTSQEAINLENIYGAHNYHPLPVVLSRGEGVYVWDVEGKKYYDFLSAYSAVNQGHCHPKIVNAMIAQAQTLSLTSRAFYNDMLGKYEKFATAYFGFDKLLPMNTGAEAVETALKLCRKWAYEVRGIRENEAQIIVCENNFHGRTTTIISFSNDPVARENFGPYTKGFIKIPYDDLSALEKVLESTSDIAGFLVEPIQGEAGVYVPSEGYLAAAKALCEKYNALFIADEVQTGIARTGKLLAVDHENVTPDILILGKALSGGAYPVSAVLSNDAIMNVIQPGNHGSTFGGNPIAAAVAIAALEVVTEESLAENAAYLGMILRKELTEFAKENELVSLVRGKGLLNAIVINDTEDSTTAWDICIKLRDNGLLAKPTHGNIIRFAPPLVINEEELRDCISIIKKTITAF
- a CDS encoding dehydrogenase, whose protein sequence is MKTLMNYSRYKIKKEQLLKLYTSMLKPRLIEEKMLVLLRQGKISKWFSGIGQEAISVGVTSALTKEEYILPMHRNLGVFTSREIPLHRLFAQWQGKKSGFTKGRDRSFHFGTREFNIIGMISHLGPQLGVADGIALANVLKKNNRACAVFTGEGGTSEGDFHEALNIASVWSLPVLFCIENNGYGLSTPVSEQYHCKHLADRGLGYGIPSCRIDGNNILEVFTKVSELAQSIREKPGPVLLEFETFRIRGHEEASGTAYVPKELIATWKGRDPLINFEDYLLSENIVDDDFVNQTKITIKSEIKEHLQKAYDESAIIPNIKTELNDVYAAYRQKIIPPSKNKANIRLIDAISKGLEQSMEKHDHLIIMGQDIAEYGGVFKITDGFVKKFGKERIRNTPICESAIVATAYGLSISGMKAVVEMQFADFVSSGFNPIVNLLAKSHYRWSQYADVVIRMPCGAGVRAGPFHSQTNEAWFTKTPGLKVVYPAFPEDAKGLLCAAINDPNPVLFFEHKALYRSVYQDVSEDYFTVEIGKAAILKEGEDMTIISYGAGIHWVLDTLKRHPDIQADVIDLRTLQPLDTEAIYTSVKKTGKVIILQEDSLFGGIASDISAMITENCFEFLDAPVKRIASLETPIPFQAALENQYLPKARFEKEVLSLLKY
- a CDS encoding IS3 family transposase (programmed frameshift); the encoded protein is MKRRKYSKEFKIKAVELSNVRGNTKQIAMELGISADLIYRWRRELEQRPDLAFSGNGVKQLTEDQKELERLRKQLKDVTMERDILKNAGEHLLQERSEVLKFIKDYSREYPVGKMCKIFKISRNSYYRSKNYVPSDRDGKNRMLLSEIHRICERSKSTYGSPRITEELKAKGFKVSRSRVARLMKKHGIKAVRKKKFVVTTDSKHQYPVADNVLDRDFKATAAAQKWVSDITYLKTAQGWLYLTVIIDLFDRKVIGWSLSNGLKARQTIIAAWRMAVNNRMPCEGMIFHSDRGVQYASHAFVNILKSYHVTPSMSRKGNCWDNAVAESFFKTIKTELMIDNKFISNKSLQIKVFEYIETWYNRYRRHSALGYKNIIEFEKLYQIKNVA